From Ptychodera flava strain L36383 chromosome 2, AS_Pfla_20210202, whole genome shotgun sequence, the proteins below share one genomic window:
- the LOC139120503 gene encoding sulfotransferase 1E1-like isoform X1, with product MVDERHTPSRSILNLPQKFVSGGVTFPGYVRKDLKKSIEKFECRDDDVFVVTYPKSGTTWAIEMVSLILNNADTEYNLSKEQFARVPVLEMRLELALRIKFIFLIIYRLLAWLMPRSVQETMKYWLAAFEASDGMTYLKSMTSRRLIKSHLPCNFFPRKAFEKKSKIVYILRNPKDTYVSYYYFHINTWFMVTMTSPGQNSTKRALTNNCRMKTGLITS from the exons atggtcgacGAACGACATACGCCGTCTCGGTCCATCTTGAATCTACCCCAGAAATTTGTCTCCGGTGGGGTAACGTTTCCAGGGTATGTTCGGAAGGATCTGAAGAAATCGATTGAaaagtttgaatgtagagacgaTGACGTATTTGTTGTGACGTATCCAAAATCAG GCACAACGTGGGCTATAGAGATGGTATCACTAATCCTCAACAATGCTGATACAGAATACAATCTCAGCAAAGAGCAGTTTGCCAGAGTACCAGTTTTGGAAATGCGCCTGGAACTTGCACTGAG GATAAAATTCATCTTTCTGATTATCTATCGACTACTAGCTTGGTTGATGCCAAGGAGTGTGCAAGAAACAATGAAATATTGGCTGGCCGCCTTCGAGGCATCAGACGGAATGACGTATTTGAAATCGATGACGTCACGACGCCTCATCAAGTCCCATTTGCcgtgtaatttttttccgagAAAAGCATTTGAAAAGAAGTCTAAG ATTGTATATATTCTGAGGAATCCGAAAGATACATATGTATCATATTACTACTTTCATATTAATACTTGGTTCATGGTTACTATGACAAGCCCTGGTCAGAATTCTACAAAGCGTGCGTTGACAAACAAT TGCCGTATGAAGACTGGTTTGATCACGTCTTAG
- the LOC139120503 gene encoding sulfotransferase 2A1-like isoform X2, with protein sequence MVDERHTPSRSILNLPQKFVSGGVTFPGYVRKDLKKSIEKFECRDDDVFVVTYPKSGTTWAIEMVSLILNNADTEYNLSKEQFARVPVLEMRLELALSLVDAKECARNNEILAGRLRGIRRNDVFEIDDVTTPHQVPFAV encoded by the exons atggtcgacGAACGACATACGCCGTCTCGGTCCATCTTGAATCTACCCCAGAAATTTGTCTCCGGTGGGGTAACGTTTCCAGGGTATGTTCGGAAGGATCTGAAGAAATCGATTGAaaagtttgaatgtagagacgaTGACGTATTTGTTGTGACGTATCCAAAATCAG GCACAACGTGGGCTATAGAGATGGTATCACTAATCCTCAACAATGCTGATACAGAATACAATCTCAGCAAAGAGCAGTTTGCCAGAGTACCAGTTTTGGAAATGCGCCTGGAACTTGCACTGAG CTTGGTTGATGCCAAGGAGTGTGCAAGAAACAATGAAATATTGGCTGGCCGCCTTCGAGGCATCAGACGGAATGACGTATTTGAAATCGATGACGTCACGACGCCTCATCAAGTCCCATTTGCcgtgtaa